The sequence CTACCTGGTCGTCGGCGTCTTCTGGTCCAGCACGCACACCGAACATCTACAGCACATGGACGGCGTCGACCTGGCGGTTTCCTATCTCGGCTCGATCGTATCGTGGCCGGTGCTGCTGTTCTCCGACGTTTGCATGACCTGAACGGAGGCCTTTTGAGCCAGCGGCATCACCGCCTCGCCTATACCGGCATCATCGCCGCGCTCCTGTTGGGCATCGGGTTGTTCGCGATGAACTTTCCGGTCTTCCTCGACGCCTATGACCGGTGGGGCTTCCAGATCAAATGCGGGACCGGTTACGTCTCCGATCTGTCGCAGGCCGCCGCGGTGGTCGGCGACGCCGACTACGTCGACGAATGCGAAACCGCGCTGCTGACCCGTCGCCTCTGGACGATCCCGCTGGCGGTCGTCAGCGGCCTGGTGCTGCTGGGCGTCGCCGTCGCGTCGGCGACGACGTCGGTGCGCGATTCGCTGGTACCGCACCGCGACGAAAGCTGACCTAGCATTTCGGGGTGAGCACGCCGGAGCGCCCCGCGCTGCACCGGCGGCTGGGCACCGTGGACGCGGTCACCATCGGGCTCGGCTCGATGATGGGCGCCGGCGTCTTCGTCGCCTTCGCCCCCGCGGCCGCCGCCGCAGCATCGGGCCTGCTGATCGGGCTGGTGATGGCCGCCGTCGTCGCTTACTGCAACGCCACCTCATCGGCCCGGCTGGCTGCGCGGTATCCGCAGTCCGGCGGCACCTACGTCTACGCCAGGGAACGGCTCGGCGCGTTCTGGGGCTACCTCGCGGGGTGGAGCTTCATCAGCGGTAAGAGCGCGTCCTGCGCGGCGATGGCGCTGACGGTCGGGTACTACCTGTGGCCGGACTGGGCGCACGCGGTCGCGGTGGCCGCGGTGGTGGCGCTGACGGCGGTGAACTACGCGGGCATCCAGAAGTCGGCGCTGTTGACCCGGGCGCTGGTCGCGGTCGTGCTCGCGGTGCTGGCCGGGGTGGTCGTGGTCGTGATGGGACTCGGCGACGTCGACGCCGCGCGGCTGGCGTTGCGCGATGACTTCTCCGCGGGCGGCGTGCTACAGGCCGCCGGGCTGTTGTTCTTCGCGTTCGCCGGCTATGCCCGGATCGCCACGCTCGGCGAAGAGGTGCGCGACCCGGCCAAGACGATCCCGCGCGCCATCCCGATCGCGCTGGGTATCACGTTGGTGGTGTACGCCGCCGTCGCGGTCGCCGTGCTGTCCGAACTAGGCAGCCAGACACTGGCGTCGGCGACGGCGCCGCTGGCCGACGCGGTGCGCGCGGCCGGGTACCCGGCGGTGGAGCCGGTGGTGCGTGCCGGCGCGGCCGTCGCGGCGCTCGGCTCGCTGCTCGCGCTGATCCTCGGGGTGTCGCGGACGGCGCTGGCCATGGCACGCGACGGACACCTGCCCACTGCGCTTGCCGCGGTGCACCCGCGCTTCGGCAGCCCGCACCGCGCCGACATCGCCGTCGGCGCCATCGTGGCCGTCGTCGCGGCGGTGGTGGACGTCCGCAGCGCGATCGGGTTCTCCTCGTTCGCCGTGCTGGTCTACTACGCGATCGCCAACGCCGCGGCGTTCACGCTGGGGCGCAAGGTGATTCCGATCGCCGGGATGATCGGCTGTCTGGTCCTGGCGTTCGCACTGCCGGGCCCTTCGGTGCTCGCGGGCGTATCCGTGGTGCTGGTCGGCGCGCTG comes from Mycolicibacterium pulveris and encodes:
- a CDS encoding APC family permease, coding for MSTPERPALHRRLGTVDAVTIGLGSMMGAGVFVAFAPAAAAAASGLLIGLVMAAVVAYCNATSSARLAARYPQSGGTYVYARERLGAFWGYLAGWSFISGKSASCAAMALTVGYYLWPDWAHAVAVAAVVALTAVNYAGIQKSALLTRALVAVVLAVLAGVVVVVMGLGDVDAARLALRDDFSAGGVLQAAGLLFFAFAGYARIATLGEEVRDPAKTIPRAIPIALGITLVVYAAVAVAVLSELGSQTLASATAPLADAVRAAGYPAVEPVVRAGAAVAALGSLLALILGVSRTALAMARDGHLPTALAAVHPRFGSPHRADIAVGAIVAVVAAVVDVRSAIGFSSFAVLVYYAIANAAAFTLGRKVIPIAGMIGCLVLAFALPGPSVLAGVSVVLVGALAYRLTA